In the genome of Corallococcus soli, one region contains:
- a CDS encoding DUF4091 domain-containing protein gives MRAGLAATARAFGLILALVGLAALAAPQVYGESFMVKVRPETPPRGAEPVELLAARNEAVSFQVVIHGGDSGATAVAARLGELSGPARIGGSQLTLYRQDFQVITQSSSGQDTTGRWPDALVPEVDEVAGEPRNAFPFDVPPRESRALWVDVLVPEDAPPGRYEGRVEVVAAGGFTAFVPVGLTVVDAVLPSTPSYPTAFCIEPDLVCLAHTGREDCGSEDVRVELLGRYARLALDHRFTLSDIFVRQPTALGWEAFDAAYAPLLDGTAPTRLKGARMTSAQYMGPAEEQALADFQAHFSARGWLSRAFDYTADEPPLFSSYEELRVRASLVERAAPGLVRMVTTSLTKAQANGVEGLIGRISVLLQLMAGVEPPDVGPQRPAYDAFLSRPGTSLWLYQSCGSHGCVGDLPDTMRLPSYMIDHPAALNRAMPWLVFALQASGESYYETTARITTAWTDQWFYGGNGDGTLFYPGTPERIGGQSQVPLPSLRLKLLRAGVQDYEWLMRVVEGGDPEFAAQVVRELVPSPLEVSVDAAAFERAREKLIHRALELSPGQPPPGPVVSERPVVDSQGCGCGGGAQGAVLLAGTVGLAWGLRRRYSRARGPGRPVVRAHPSPPTILT, from the coding sequence ATGCGCGCGGGGCTGGCGGCGACAGCGAGGGCATTCGGGCTGATCCTGGCGCTCGTGGGGCTGGCGGCGCTGGCGGCCCCCCAGGTCTACGGCGAGAGCTTCATGGTGAAGGTGCGCCCGGAGACGCCTCCGCGCGGGGCCGAGCCGGTGGAGCTGCTCGCCGCGCGAAACGAGGCTGTCAGCTTCCAGGTCGTGATCCACGGCGGAGACTCGGGGGCGACAGCGGTGGCCGCGCGCCTGGGGGAACTCTCGGGGCCCGCGCGCATCGGCGGCAGCCAGCTCACCCTCTACCGTCAAGATTTCCAGGTCATCACGCAGTCATCGAGCGGCCAGGACACGACGGGCCGCTGGCCCGATGCGCTCGTCCCCGAGGTGGATGAGGTCGCAGGCGAGCCGCGCAATGCCTTTCCCTTCGACGTTCCCCCACGGGAGTCCCGGGCGCTCTGGGTGGACGTGCTGGTCCCGGAGGATGCGCCGCCGGGGCGCTACGAGGGCAGGGTGGAGGTGGTGGCGGCGGGAGGCTTCACCGCCTTCGTCCCGGTGGGCCTCACCGTCGTCGACGCCGTTCTTCCCAGCACGCCGAGCTACCCTACGGCCTTCTGCATCGAGCCGGATCTGGTCTGCCTGGCGCACACCGGCCGCGAGGATTGCGGTTCGGAGGACGTGCGGGTGGAGCTGCTCGGGCGCTACGCGCGGCTGGCGCTCGACCACCGCTTCACGCTCTCCGACATCTTCGTCCGTCAACCCACCGCGCTGGGGTGGGAGGCCTTCGACGCCGCCTATGCGCCGTTGCTCGACGGTACCGCGCCCACGCGGCTGAAGGGCGCTCGGATGACGAGCGCGCAGTACATGGGGCCCGCGGAGGAGCAGGCCCTCGCGGACTTCCAGGCGCACTTCTCCGCGCGCGGGTGGCTCTCGCGTGCGTTCGACTACACGGCCGACGAGCCGCCCCTGTTCAGCTCGTACGAGGAGCTGCGGGTCCGCGCGAGCCTGGTGGAGCGCGCGGCCCCCGGGCTGGTGCGCATGGTCACCACGAGCCTGACGAAGGCTCAGGCGAATGGCGTGGAGGGGCTCATCGGGCGCATCTCCGTCCTGCTCCAGCTCATGGCGGGAGTCGAGCCGCCGGACGTGGGCCCGCAGCGCCCGGCGTATGACGCCTTCCTGTCGCGGCCTGGGACGTCGCTCTGGCTGTACCAGAGCTGCGGCAGCCATGGCTGCGTGGGCGACCTGCCCGACACGATGCGCCTGCCCTCGTACATGATTGATCACCCGGCCGCGCTCAACCGGGCCATGCCCTGGCTGGTGTTCGCGTTGCAGGCGTCCGGCGAGTCCTATTACGAGACGACCGCGCGCATCACCACCGCCTGGACGGATCAGTGGTTCTACGGTGGCAACGGCGACGGAACGCTCTTCTACCCGGGGACGCCCGAGCGCATCGGAGGGCAGTCGCAGGTCCCGCTGCCCAGCCTCCGGCTCAAGCTGTTGCGCGCGGGGGTGCAGGACTACGAATGGCTGATGCGCGTGGTGGAGGGAGGGGATCCCGAATTCGCCGCCCAGGTGGTGCGGGAGCTCGTGCCGTCGCCCCTGGAGGTGTCAGTCGACGCGGCCGCGTTCGAGCGTGCGCGGGAGAAGCTCATCCATCGAGCGCTGGAGCTCTCCCCCGGGCAGCCTCCGCCCGGGCCGGTGGTGTCGGAGCGCCCGGTGGTGGACTCCCAGGGCTGCGGCTGTGGCGGTGGTGCGCAGGGCGCGGTGCTGTTGGCCGGCACGGTGGGGCTCGCCTGGGGGCTGCGGCGCCGGTATTCCCGGGCGCGCGGCCCCGGGCGCCCGGTCGTGCGCGCCCACCCATCCCCGCCCACTATCCTGACATAA
- a CDS encoding invertase recombinase-like protein has product MTLFRVCLASLLVLVVACGDSDPEVTADAGQSQPDAGVATPDAGSGTDAGSETPDAGSETDAGSETPDAGTETDAGSETPDAGSETDAGTETPDAGSETPDAGEVPEAGVIDNWGFEEWSGALPEKWYGSSSNLPSDSVQKVTTRAFEGVNAARLSNPSTAHKRFSTLAKSMPAGRYSCTYQVRGTGDVRNAFYFDDDFSSYSAYTQVDSKEWKALAYDFNLANDVFDTFELIFSVKATSGEHLLIDDVRCVRADEPCDQVSCEAWERCVNATATCEPLSGRCTDATDCSEWQTCDATQTCVVAEDRCTRHADCAGTPETPVCESTTHRCVEGDPCAGVTCSHPATSCNPTSGVCELAEGACFTTYDCRGELPACDAATRRCVSADHPANIIRNGGFEDWNTYSIPYHGNHYIPDYWYGLDNGIADPGTEIKPSRLMPYTNAVHGGSRALQFVVPIQVAERFSLQKFDVPSGNYSCSYRVRGHGSIRHRIYSSGGWSQQTDFLAVDSDEWQPVFTRFTGNVRDWRLIFYPSRSEADRDHLQIDDVVCTKD; this is encoded by the coding sequence TTGACGTTGTTTCGAGTGTGTCTGGCTTCGCTGCTGGTCCTGGTGGTCGCCTGCGGTGATTCGGATCCAGAGGTAACTGCTGATGCCGGCCAGTCCCAGCCGGACGCAGGTGTCGCGACACCGGACGCGGGCAGCGGGACGGATGCGGGCTCCGAGACGCCGGACGCGGGCTCCGAGACGGACGCGGGCTCCGAGACGCCGGACGCTGGCACCGAGACGGATGCGGGCTCAGAGACGCCGGACGCGGGCTCCGAGACGGACGCGGGCACCGAGACGCCGGACGCGGGCTCCGAGACGCCGGATGCAGGCGAGGTTCCCGAGGCAGGCGTCATCGACAACTGGGGCTTCGAGGAGTGGTCCGGTGCGCTTCCGGAGAAGTGGTACGGCAGCTCGTCGAATCTCCCCTCGGACTCGGTGCAGAAGGTGACGACGCGTGCCTTCGAAGGCGTGAACGCGGCCCGGCTGAGCAATCCTTCGACCGCGCACAAGCGCTTCAGCACCCTGGCGAAGTCGATGCCCGCCGGCCGCTACTCCTGCACCTACCAGGTGCGGGGCACCGGTGACGTTCGAAACGCCTTCTACTTCGACGACGACTTCTCCTCCTACTCGGCCTACACCCAGGTCGACAGCAAGGAGTGGAAGGCGCTGGCGTACGACTTCAACCTGGCCAACGACGTCTTCGACACCTTCGAGCTCATCTTCAGCGTCAAGGCGACCAGCGGCGAGCATCTGCTCATCGACGACGTGCGCTGCGTGCGGGCCGACGAGCCGTGTGATCAGGTCAGCTGCGAGGCCTGGGAGCGCTGCGTGAACGCCACCGCCACCTGCGAGCCGCTCTCCGGTCGCTGCACCGACGCCACGGACTGCAGCGAGTGGCAGACCTGCGACGCGACCCAGACGTGCGTGGTCGCGGAAGATCGCTGCACCCGTCACGCGGACTGCGCGGGCACCCCGGAGACGCCGGTCTGCGAATCCACCACGCATCGCTGCGTCGAAGGCGACCCCTGCGCGGGCGTCACCTGCAGCCACCCGGCGACGAGCTGCAACCCCACGAGCGGCGTGTGCGAGCTGGCCGAAGGCGCCTGCTTCACCACCTACGACTGCCGCGGTGAGCTGCCCGCCTGCGACGCGGCGACCCGGCGCTGCGTCTCCGCCGACCACCCCGCGAACATCATCCGCAACGGTGGCTTCGAGGACTGGAACACCTACTCCATTCCCTACCACGGGAACCATTACATCCCTGATTACTGGTACGGCCTCGACAACGGCATCGCCGACCCGGGCACCGAGATCAAGCCCTCGCGCCTCATGCCCTACACGAACGCGGTGCACGGCGGTTCGAGGGCGCTGCAGTTCGTCGTCCCCATCCAGGTGGCCGAGCGCTTCTCGCTCCAGAAGTTCGACGTCCCGAGCGGCAACTACTCCTGTTCATACCGGGTGCGAGGCCACGGCAGCATCCGCCACCGCATCTATTCGAGCGGCGGATGGAGCCAGCAGACCGACTTCCTCGCCGTCGACAGCGATGAGTGGCAGCCGGTGTTCACCCGCTTCACCGGCAACGTGCGCGACTGGCGGCTGATCTTCTACCCGAGCCGCAGCGAAGCCGACCGCGACCACCTCCAGATCGACGACGTCGTCTGCACGAAGGACTAG